In Dasania marina DSM 21967, one genomic interval encodes:
- a CDS encoding vWA domain-containing protein: protein MAEYSAQLLSSLAQFHFLRPLWLLAIPAGLLLVIIFWRRKSSALNWGQAINPSLLSHLIAAGQDKISSPNRWPWLVLFCAWLIAALAMAGPAWQKLPQPVHERQDALAIVLDLSLSMYSQDIKPSRLVRARHKVTDILKVRSEGLSALIAYSRDAHVVSPFTDDNNTVANLVPALSPEMMPALGSNPAAAIATAIKLFKNSGLNEGRILLISDGISEQDSDAISELLAGSAVELSIMAVATPTGAPIPLSQGFVKDRSGNIVTPQLERGPFQQLAANTQGRYIETSLDNSDINFLLATSSSDLNTATRKTERQFDQWQDQGAYLCLLLLPLALLAFRRGWLLLLPLFIVLEPQQSQALEWQDLWQTPNQQAMQMLQQGDAEQAAKTFQDPNWKAAAHYKAERYEDAAKQYEANQLTSADDYYNHGNALAKAGKLDEAIKQYEQALKLQPDFEDAAFNKKVVEDSKQQQQEQQNDDQNNQQDQDQQKDKEKNKEEKDKQDQQGDNNDQSESEQQDSQDPSKDQPQDKQQQPSDKDKSQNQDSDNKPEQEKEQDGKPEQESEPESESEPQDKPEQDADKPEAGEPKDEEQTAQEQQQQALKAAAEQEANKQEKATEQWLRQIPDDPSGLLRRKFDYEYRLRQAEKNTDNEDQPLW from the coding sequence ATGGCAGAATACAGCGCACAACTGTTGAGCAGCTTAGCCCAATTCCATTTTTTGCGCCCGCTATGGTTACTCGCTATCCCCGCAGGGCTACTGTTGGTTATTATTTTTTGGCGGCGGAAAAGCAGCGCCTTAAACTGGGGCCAGGCCATTAACCCCAGCTTGCTTAGCCACTTAATTGCCGCCGGCCAAGACAAAATTAGCAGCCCCAACCGCTGGCCATGGCTAGTATTATTTTGCGCTTGGTTAATCGCCGCGTTGGCCATGGCCGGCCCCGCTTGGCAAAAATTACCGCAGCCGGTGCATGAGCGCCAAGATGCCTTAGCCATCGTGTTAGATTTATCGCTATCCATGTACAGCCAAGATATAAAACCCTCGCGCTTGGTACGGGCCCGCCATAAAGTGACGGATATTTTAAAAGTTCGCAGCGAAGGGCTTAGCGCCTTAATCGCCTATTCGCGTGATGCCCATGTGGTATCGCCGTTTACCGACGACAACAATACCGTAGCCAATTTAGTTCCCGCCCTTAGCCCCGAAATGATGCCAGCCTTAGGCAGCAACCCTGCCGCGGCTATAGCCACGGCGATAAAGCTGTTTAAAAATAGTGGCCTAAATGAAGGCCGCATCTTATTAATTAGCGACGGTATTAGCGAGCAAGACAGCGACGCGATTAGTGAGCTATTAGCAGGCAGCGCCGTAGAGCTATCGATTATGGCGGTGGCCACCCCCACCGGAGCGCCTATTCCACTATCACAGGGTTTTGTAAAAGATCGCAGTGGCAACATCGTCACGCCACAACTTGAACGCGGCCCCTTTCAACAATTGGCCGCCAACACCCAAGGCCGCTACATAGAAACCAGTTTGGATAATAGCGACATCAATTTTTTATTAGCCACCAGCAGCAGCGATTTAAATACCGCCACCCGTAAAACCGAACGCCAGTTTGACCAATGGCAGGATCAAGGGGCGTATTTATGCTTACTGCTATTACCGCTAGCGCTACTCGCCTTTAGGCGCGGTTGGTTATTATTACTGCCACTATTTATAGTGCTAGAGCCACAGCAAAGCCAAGCACTGGAATGGCAAGACCTATGGCAAACTCCCAACCAACAAGCTATGCAAATGCTGCAACAGGGTGATGCCGAGCAAGCCGCCAAAACTTTTCAAGACCCAAACTGGAAAGCTGCCGCGCACTATAAAGCCGAGCGCTATGAAGACGCCGCCAAACAATATGAGGCTAACCAACTCACCAGCGCCGACGATTATTACAACCACGGCAACGCCCTAGCCAAAGCCGGTAAGCTGGATGAAGCCATTAAACAATATGAACAAGCGCTAAAACTACAGCCCGATTTTGAAGACGCCGCCTTCAATAAGAAAGTCGTGGAAGATTCCAAACAACAGCAGCAAGAACAACAAAACGACGATCAAAATAATCAGCAAGATCAAGATCAACAAAAAGACAAAGAAAAGAACAAAGAAGAAAAAGATAAACAAGATCAACAAGGCGACAACAACGATCAGAGTGAGTCTGAGCAGCAAGACTCACAAGATCCTAGCAAAGATCAGCCGCAAGATAAGCAACAACAGCCTAGCGATAAAGATAAGAGCCAGAATCAAGACAGCGATAACAAGCCTGAGCAAGAAAAAGAGCAAGACGGCAAACCTGAACAAGAATCAGAGCCAGAGTCAGAGTCAGAACCACAAGACAAGCCCGAACAAGACGCGGACAAGCCTGAAGCTGGCGAACCAAAGGATGAAGAACAAACAGCACAAGAACAGCAGCAACAGGCCTTAAAAGCCGCTGCCGAGCAAGAAGCCAACAAGCAAGAAAAAGCCACCGAACAATGGCTGCGGCAAATACCCGACGACCCCAGCGGTTTGCTGCGTCGTAAATTTGATTATGAATATCGCCTACGTCAGGCGGAAAAAAACACTGACAATGAGGACCAGCCACTGTGGTAA
- a CDS encoding AAA family ATPase, whose translation MTLFQQFETLQHWLESQIIGQESLVQRLLIALLADGHLLVEGAPGLAKTKAINNLSKGIEGDFHRVQFTPDLLPGDVTGTDIFRPEDGSFQFQQGPIFHNLVLADEINRAPAKVQSALLEAMAERQVSVGRNTYPLPELFLVMATQNPIEQEGTYPLPEAQLDRFLMHVKVDYPDVVAERKILQLVRDEANNSAAISERPARVSQAVIFAARQESINLHTAPAIEEYMVQLTMATRNPGNYSEQLASWIEFGASPRGTIALDRCARAHAWLSGRDFVSPDDVQAVAHDVFRHRLILSFEAEANGIKADQVIDELLNLVPIA comes from the coding sequence ATGACTTTATTTCAGCAATTTGAAACCTTACAACATTGGCTAGAAAGCCAAATCATAGGCCAAGAGAGCTTGGTACAGCGTTTACTGATAGCCCTGTTGGCCGATGGCCACTTATTAGTAGAGGGCGCGCCTGGCTTGGCCAAAACCAAGGCCATTAATAATTTATCCAAGGGTATAGAGGGCGACTTCCACCGGGTGCAGTTTACCCCCGACCTATTGCCTGGCGATGTTACCGGCACCGATATTTTTCGCCCCGAAGATGGCAGCTTTCAGTTTCAACAAGGCCCTATCTTTCACAACTTAGTGTTAGCCGATGAAATTAACCGCGCGCCTGCGAAAGTACAATCGGCCTTATTAGAAGCCATGGCCGAGCGACAAGTAAGTGTGGGGCGTAACACCTATCCCCTGCCCGAATTGTTTTTAGTAATGGCCACCCAAAACCCCATAGAACAAGAAGGCACCTATCCTCTGCCAGAAGCGCAGCTGGATAGATTTTTAATGCACGTAAAAGTGGATTACCCCGATGTTGTCGCTGAGCGCAAAATTTTGCAATTAGTGCGCGATGAAGCCAATAACAGCGCCGCAATTAGCGAGCGCCCTGCCCGCGTGAGCCAAGCGGTTATTTTTGCCGCCAGACAAGAGAGCATCAACCTGCACACCGCCCCTGCCATAGAGGAGTACATGGTGCAGCTCACCATGGCCACCCGCAACCCCGGCAACTACAGCGAACAACTGGCATCATGGATAGAGTTTGGCGCCAGCCCACGCGGCACTATCGCCCTCGACCGATGCGCCCGCGCTCACGCTTGGTTATCCGGTAGAGATTTTGTTAGCCCCGACGATGTACAAGCGGTAGCCCACGATGTATTCCGCCACCGTTTAATATTGAGCTTTGAAGCCGAAGCCAATGGCATTAAAGCCGACCAAGTTATTGATGAGCTATTAAACCTAGTTCCTATTGCTTAA
- a CDS encoding DUF2835 domain-containing protein: MQEIIVNLAISADEYLKNYQNPRINVSTTSVDGRRVHFPANILQPFVSRNGVHGRFCIRFDEKGKYQAIERC, encoded by the coding sequence ATGCAAGAAATTATTGTGAACTTGGCCATTAGCGCCGATGAATACCTAAAAAATTACCAAAACCCTAGGATCAATGTGTCCACTACCAGTGTGGATGGTCGTCGGGTGCATTTCCCTGCCAATATTTTGCAGCCCTTTGTTAGCCGCAATGGTGTGCATGGCCGCTTTTGCATACGCTTTGATGAAAAGGGTAAGTATCAGGCTATAGAGCGCTGCTAA
- a CDS encoding glutamine amidotransferase-related protein → MKLCVLENDVIDEVVTDRYPSYGALFTDLFRSARPDIEVDVFDAMNMHYPESFDDYDAVLLSGSRCDAFGQEEWVLELKKRTEQLMAEKKKLIGVCFGHQLIALILGAEMGRAPQGWGMGSMSYTWNKENAPIALEGEGFSLLVSHQDQVLTEPKGATIIASSEFCPIAAFTVDDNIICFQGHPEFVEGYSEYVINKRKASLSEEQYNRFLASLELGHDGKKIAKLMCDFVEQ, encoded by the coding sequence ATGAAGTTGTGTGTATTAGAAAACGATGTTATCGATGAAGTTGTAACCGATCGTTACCCCAGCTACGGCGCGTTGTTTACCGACCTGTTTCGTTCGGCAAGGCCCGATATAGAAGTCGATGTTTTCGATGCGATGAATATGCACTATCCCGAAAGTTTCGACGATTACGACGCGGTCTTATTATCGGGCAGCCGTTGCGATGCCTTTGGCCAAGAAGAGTGGGTCTTAGAGCTTAAAAAACGCACCGAACAGCTGATGGCAGAAAAGAAAAAACTAATAGGCGTGTGTTTTGGCCACCAGTTAATTGCCTTAATCTTAGGCGCTGAAATGGGCCGTGCGCCACAGGGCTGGGGCATGGGTAGCATGTCTTATACTTGGAATAAGGAAAATGCACCTATAGCGCTAGAGGGCGAAGGTTTTAGTTTATTGGTTAGCCATCAGGATCAAGTATTAACCGAGCCTAAAGGCGCAACCATTATTGCCAGTAGTGAGTTTTGCCCCATAGCGGCGTTTACTGTTGATGATAATATCATCTGCTTCCAGGGCCACCCTGAGTTTGTTGAGGGTTACTCAGAGTATGTTATCAACAAGCGTAAGGCGTCATTAAGCGAAGAGCAGTACAACCGCTTTTTAGCTTCTTTAGAGCTGGGTCATGACGGCAAAAAAATTGCCAAGTTGATGTGTGATTTTGTGGAACAATAG
- a CDS encoding quinone-dependent dihydroorotate dehydrogenase, with product MYSLMRGLLFCLPTETSHHLALAAIKALQKCGLSGLVAARPEANPVEVMGITFPNPVGMAAGLDKNADYIDGLAALGFGFIEVGTVTPLPQPGNPAPRLFRLPAAQAIINRMGFNNEGVDYLVEQVKKSRYTGVLGINIGKNKDTPAERAVDDYLICMRKVYEHASYITVNLSSPNTPGLRDLQFGEPLEQLLSQLKAEQLLLADKHGRYVPITVKIAPDMADDDVCSVAAALVKHGIDGVIATNTTIARDKVAHLPHGDEAGGLSGGPLTEASTDVIAKFALALDGKLPIIGVGGIVDGQSAADKINAGAALVQIYSGFIYQGPALIAAAAKAIKALK from the coding sequence ATGTATAGCCTAATGCGCGGCCTGTTATTTTGTTTACCCACCGAAACCTCTCATCACCTAGCCTTAGCGGCGATTAAGGCACTGCAAAAGTGCGGCCTTAGCGGTTTGGTGGCAGCTAGGCCTGAAGCTAACCCGGTAGAGGTGATGGGTATTACCTTCCCCAACCCTGTAGGTATGGCGGCGGGGCTGGATAAAAATGCCGATTATATCGATGGCCTAGCGGCCTTGGGTTTTGGTTTTATAGAGGTGGGCACCGTCACCCCTTTGCCGCAGCCCGGTAACCCGGCGCCGCGTTTGTTTCGGCTACCCGCTGCCCAGGCCATTATTAACCGCATGGGTTTTAATAATGAAGGTGTGGATTACTTGGTAGAGCAGGTCAAAAAGAGCCGCTATACCGGCGTGTTAGGCATTAATATAGGTAAAAATAAAGATACCCCTGCCGAGCGCGCGGTGGATGATTACCTGATTTGCATGCGCAAAGTGTACGAGCATGCCAGCTATATTACGGTGAACCTTTCCTCGCCCAACACCCCAGGGTTGCGTGACTTACAATTTGGAGAGCCCTTAGAGCAGCTGCTATCGCAACTGAAAGCCGAGCAGTTATTGCTGGCCGATAAACACGGCCGCTACGTACCTATCACCGTGAAAATTGCCCCCGATATGGCCGATGATGATGTCTGCTCTGTCGCCGCCGCTTTGGTTAAGCACGGCATAGACGGTGTAATCGCCACCAACACCACCATAGCCCGCGATAAAGTTGCGCACTTGCCTCACGGTGATGAGGCCGGTGGCTTAAGTGGCGGGCCGCTTACCGAGGCTTCCACCGATGTGATAGCCAAGTTCGCACTAGCCTTGGATGGCAAGCTGCCGATTATAGGCGTGGGTGGCATAGTCGATGGCCAAAGTGCCGCCGACAAAATCAATGCTGGCGCAGCCCTAGTACAGATTTATTCTGGCTTTATATACCAAGGCCCAGCCTTGATAGCCGCGGCCGCCAAGGCGATTAAGGCCCTGAAATAA
- a CDS encoding BatD family protein gives MVSHIKYFFILLVSLWTLSGHSASITASSSVDRQTITIDDSLTLSIRINDTGTYKTPDLSALEKDFQVSGTSQSSRHSLINGRSSSVTEWTVSLYPKRDGLLLIPAIKINDAKTNPIAVQVNKATALPPGQLDTVFVESSVSHSKAYVQQQILLNLTIYHSVQLDNLNMSELTLENATVKRVGQNSFYRTVQGVRHRVHEINYVIFPNKAGDLIIPELTFSGQELSQNRFYNGGSIIRRKSQAHKIKVLPAATDYNGELWLPAQQLTLQETWSKDPAQLRVGDSITRSITTTANGVTAAQLPPIKFQPISGLKLYPDQAETNNSESATGISATRIDSTAVIPTRPGKITLPAIKVTWWDTDSQSQKTANIAARELTILPPLEENQNQRNAIDHSQTAAAATNTATEKIVTVSNPFWMVVSFILLGLWLLTLLAYWRLPRRAQSSDTVPPKKDASASEKIAYKYLQQVCRKQQSEQLRPALIAWAKQYWTTQEIHTLDDISRVSEHPALKNMLLQFDNNRYGKTADSSDWNGESLLSIVNELRQQKDKADSDSTLPALYK, from the coding sequence GTGGTAAGTCACATTAAATATTTTTTTATCTTGTTAGTTAGCCTATGGACGCTTAGCGGCCATAGCGCCAGCATCACCGCTAGCTCCTCGGTGGACAGGCAAACCATTACCATAGATGACAGCCTCACCCTCAGCATACGCATCAATGATACCGGCACCTATAAAACCCCAGACCTTAGCGCACTGGAAAAAGACTTCCAAGTTTCCGGCACCAGCCAAAGCAGCCGTCACTCACTCATAAATGGCCGCAGCAGTTCAGTCACCGAGTGGACCGTCAGCCTATACCCTAAGCGCGATGGCCTATTACTAATACCCGCCATAAAAATTAACGATGCCAAAACCAACCCCATAGCCGTACAAGTTAACAAGGCCACCGCCCTGCCCCCTGGCCAGCTGGACACGGTCTTTGTAGAAAGCAGTGTTAGCCATAGCAAAGCCTATGTGCAGCAACAGATTTTATTAAATCTCACTATTTACCACTCGGTGCAGTTAGATAACCTCAACATGAGTGAACTCACCCTGGAAAACGCTACCGTTAAGCGGGTGGGACAAAATTCTTTTTACCGCACAGTGCAGGGAGTACGCCATCGCGTGCATGAAATTAACTACGTCATCTTCCCCAATAAGGCGGGTGACTTAATAATTCCCGAGCTCACCTTTTCCGGCCAAGAACTTAGCCAAAACCGTTTTTATAACGGCGGCTCGATAATACGTCGTAAATCACAAGCGCATAAAATTAAAGTACTCCCTGCCGCCACGGATTATAATGGCGAGCTATGGCTGCCCGCCCAGCAATTAACCCTGCAAGAAACCTGGAGTAAGGACCCTGCACAGCTGCGTGTAGGCGACTCTATTACCCGCAGTATTACCACCACTGCCAACGGTGTAACCGCCGCGCAATTACCGCCTATCAAATTTCAGCCTATCTCTGGGCTAAAACTGTACCCCGACCAAGCCGAAACCAATAACAGCGAATCGGCCACTGGCATTAGCGCCACCCGTATAGACAGCACCGCAGTTATTCCTACTCGCCCCGGTAAAATAACCCTGCCAGCCATAAAGGTAACGTGGTGGGATACCGACAGCCAGAGCCAAAAAACAGCCAATATAGCCGCCAGAGAATTAACGATTTTGCCGCCACTGGAAGAAAACCAAAACCAGCGCAATGCCATCGATCATTCGCAAACAGCGGCAGCAGCAACCAACACAGCTACCGAAAAAATTGTCACCGTCAGCAATCCTTTTTGGATGGTAGTGAGCTTTATACTGCTAGGGCTATGGCTACTCACTTTGTTAGCGTATTGGCGTTTACCGCGTCGCGCCCAAAGCAGCGATACTGTGCCGCCCAAAAAAGACGCTAGCGCATCCGAAAAAATCGCCTATAAATATTTGCAACAGGTGTGCCGCAAACAACAAAGCGAGCAATTAAGACCGGCGTTAATTGCCTGGGCTAAACAATATTGGACTACACAAGAGATACACACACTGGATGATATTAGCCGCGTAAGTGAACACCCCGCGTTAAAAAATATGTTGCTGCAGTTTGATAATAATCGCTACGGTAAAACTGCCGATAGCAGTGACTGGAATGGCGAAAGCCTGCTCAGTATTGTTAATGAACTGCGCCAGCAAAAAGACAAAGCGGATAGCGATAGTACTCTACCCGCTTTGTATAAATAA
- a CDS encoding RES family NAD+ phosphorylase: MLDVKGLIAPAEGTIWRIVETQEIAATRAITRSASEQSRLEELLELSKPRLPADCVGLSYLLATPFRYPPLDYGSRFGTTLERGIFYGAKELNTALAETAVYLWLFQSALHELGPLAAINDHRTALAITIASDRAVDFSSPELAAHHAAISQPGDWSYSQGLGRAMRELEVACFWYPSARLQGGVNAGVISPQAFAAKEPSEQQHWQLKLTPESCWFGRHRSGHEFYRKDFLQDNRLLHPMA, translated from the coding sequence GTGCTAGACGTAAAAGGATTGATAGCGCCAGCTGAAGGAACGATTTGGCGCATAGTAGAAACCCAAGAGATAGCCGCCACCCGTGCCATCACCCGCTCCGCTAGCGAGCAGTCGCGGCTAGAGGAACTACTGGAGTTATCCAAGCCACGGTTACCTGCCGATTGCGTGGGCCTGTCCTATTTATTAGCCACCCCTTTTCGTTATCCGCCCTTAGATTACGGCTCGCGTTTTGGCACGACGTTGGAACGGGGGATTTTTTACGGGGCGAAAGAACTAAACACCGCCTTGGCAGAAACCGCCGTCTATCTGTGGTTGTTTCAATCAGCCCTGCACGAGCTGGGCCCTTTGGCTGCGATTAACGATCACCGCACGGCTTTAGCGATTACTATCGCTAGCGATAGAGCCGTGGATTTTAGCTCCCCCGAGTTGGCCGCTCATCACGCAGCCATTAGCCAGCCCGGTGATTGGTCTTACAGCCAAGGCTTGGGTAGGGCGATGCGCGAGTTAGAGGTGGCCTGTTTTTGGTATCCCTCGGCGCGCTTACAGGGTGGGGTTAATGCTGGCGTGATTAGCCCACAGGCTTTTGCGGCTAAAGAACCCAGCGAGCAGCAGCATTGGCAGCTAAAGCTAACGCCGGAGAGTTGTTGGTTTGGCCGCCACAGAAGCGGCCATGAGTTTTATCGCAAAGATTTTTTACAAGATAATCGTCTCTTGCATCCTATGGCGTAG
- a CDS encoding DUF4381 domain-containing protein yields the protein MNIPSQDPLAQLRDIHTPPPIDFWPLAPGWWLLIVLSLSVLVILFYSLRRYRRRNAFKRVATQQVQQLSQQHSDDSLYIQQLNRLLKQTALAVNPRQDIAALHGDAWLHFLDQHSSKNTQAFSDGVGQVLGHGPYQATVASVDRPALNQLVSLWIKQQSAKRLQA from the coding sequence ATGAACATACCCAGCCAAGACCCACTAGCCCAACTACGCGATATACACACACCCCCGCCCATAGACTTTTGGCCGCTGGCCCCAGGCTGGTGGCTATTGATTGTGTTAAGCCTAAGCGTGCTAGTGATATTGTTTTACAGCCTACGGCGCTACCGTCGCCGCAACGCCTTTAAACGCGTCGCCACACAACAAGTGCAGCAGCTTAGCCAACAGCACAGCGACGACAGTCTCTACATACAGCAACTCAATCGCTTATTAAAACAAACCGCGTTGGCGGTTAATCCGCGACAGGACATAGCCGCCCTGCACGGTGACGCGTGGTTACATTTTTTAGATCAACACAGCAGCAAAAACACGCAAGCCTTTAGCGACGGCGTAGGCCAAGTGTTAGGCCACGGCCCTTATCAAGCCACCGTAGCAAGCGTCGATCGCCCGGCCTTAAACCAACTGGTCAGCCTATGGATCAAGCAACAAAGCGCTAAGAGGTTGCAAGCATAA
- the rmf gene encoding ribosome modulation factor produces the protein MRRQKRDPSERAFQKGYMAGVNGKNKEQCPHEQATIRQQWLTGWREGRTDQWDGYTGVSGLHKAENKMS, from the coding sequence ATGAGACGACAAAAACGTGACCCATCTGAACGCGCATTCCAAAAAGGGTATATGGCCGGCGTTAATGGTAAAAACAAAGAGCAATGCCCCCACGAACAAGCGACGATACGACAACAATGGCTAACCGGCTGGCGCGAAGGGCGCACCGATCAATGGGATGGTTATACCGGTGTTTCAGGTTTACACAAAGCTGAAAACAAGATGAGCTAG
- a CDS encoding DUF58 domain-containing protein, which produces MSQQHKNNLFEQPITGAYIALEDLLSARFSAKELKLKHRRKALSQLAGPNKTNFRGRGIDFEEVRSYQAGDDIRTIDWRVTARSGKPHTKVFSEERERPLLIVNDQRQGMFFGSQYCFKSTLACYLSALIAWAGLQQGDRVGGLVFGNEGQQELKPKRSRQAVLALMKRMGEYNQLLNSSTGIHLADSERLKTSLTELRRIARPGSAIYFISDFSGYQDEDVQKQLFLLSRHCEITAIYIYDRLEQTLPSAGQYTISDGEQRRPIFTGDAKLRQHYQQQFQDNLENLQAMMAKLGIPLIEIATHQAPLKRLLRYFGKGR; this is translated from the coding sequence ATGAGCCAACAGCATAAAAACAATTTATTCGAACAACCCATCACTGGTGCGTATATCGCACTAGAGGATTTACTTAGCGCTAGATTTTCCGCCAAAGAGCTCAAGCTTAAACACCGGCGTAAAGCCCTAAGCCAATTAGCTGGCCCCAACAAAACTAACTTTCGCGGCCGCGGTATAGATTTTGAAGAAGTGCGCAGCTACCAAGCAGGCGACGATATACGCACCATAGACTGGCGCGTCACCGCCCGTTCGGGCAAACCCCACACCAAAGTGTTTAGCGAAGAACGCGAGCGCCCGTTACTAATAGTCAACGACCAACGCCAAGGCATGTTTTTTGGCAGCCAGTATTGTTTTAAATCTACCCTAGCCTGCTATTTAAGCGCATTAATCGCCTGGGCCGGCTTGCAACAGGGCGACAGAGTGGGCGGCTTAGTGTTTGGCAATGAAGGCCAACAAGAATTGAAACCCAAGCGCAGCCGGCAAGCGGTATTAGCCTTAATGAAACGCATGGGCGAATACAACCAGCTGCTCAACAGTAGCACCGGCATACACTTAGCCGACAGTGAACGCTTAAAAACCAGCCTCACCGAGCTACGTCGCATCGCCCGCCCCGGCAGTGCTATTTATTTTATTAGCGACTTTAGCGGCTACCAAGATGAAGACGTACAAAAGCAATTATTTTTGCTATCGCGGCACTGCGAAATTACCGCTATTTATATTTACGATCGTCTAGAACAAACCCTACCCAGTGCAGGCCAATACACTATTAGCGATGGCGAACAACGCCGCCCTATTTTTACCGGCGATGCCAAATTACGCCAGCACTACCAGCAACAGTTTCAAGATAACCTAGAAAACTTACAGGCTATGATGGCAAAACTCGGTATACCATTAATAGAAATTGCCACCCACCAAGCGCCACTAAAACGCTTGCTGCGTTACTTTGGTAAGGGCCGTTAA
- a CDS encoding vWA domain-containing protein yields the protein MLEFQLPWVFYCLPIPLLAYWLLPRAKQQQTAVRVPFYHSLDAIEQQHSQKNQQRPLKMASLILSWLLLLTAAAQPTWIGDPIHLPTEGRDLMLAVDLSESMRMEDMQAGDDLVNRLVAVKAVINDFVDRRAGDRIGLILFGSQAYVQAPLTFDRETVKRFMTESQIGFAGPATAIGDAIGLAVKRLRKRPGDKHVVILLTDGANTAGEVQPLAAAKFAAKHNISIYTIGVGADQLTTPGFFGSSFGSRTINPSKDLDEDTLQKIAALTGGKYFRAKNPQQLLEIYRLVDELEPTEDDAKTFRPSMHLFYWPLAAALIISFITALLQLPWALWFNRNRTAQEPS from the coding sequence ATGCTGGAGTTTCAACTGCCCTGGGTTTTTTACTGCCTACCAATACCACTGCTAGCTTATTGGCTACTGCCCCGCGCCAAACAACAGCAAACCGCTGTGCGGGTGCCTTTTTATCACAGCCTCGATGCCATAGAGCAACAACACAGCCAAAAAAATCAACAGCGCCCGCTAAAAATGGCCAGCCTCATACTCAGCTGGCTATTACTGCTTACCGCCGCCGCCCAACCCACGTGGATAGGTGATCCTATACACCTACCCACCGAAGGCCGCGACTTAATGTTGGCAGTAGATTTATCGGAAAGTATGCGTATGGAAGATATGCAGGCCGGTGATGATTTAGTCAACCGCTTAGTCGCAGTGAAAGCCGTTATCAATGACTTTGTCGACAGGCGCGCAGGCGACCGCATAGGTTTAATTTTGTTTGGTAGCCAAGCTTATGTGCAAGCGCCACTCACTTTCGATAGAGAAACCGTTAAACGTTTTATGACCGAATCGCAAATCGGTTTCGCTGGCCCCGCCACCGCTATAGGCGATGCCATAGGTTTAGCGGTTAAACGTTTACGCAAACGCCCCGGCGACAAACACGTAGTCATTTTATTAACCGACGGCGCCAATACCGCCGGCGAAGTGCAACCTTTAGCGGCGGCTAAATTTGCCGCCAAACACAACATCAGCATCTACACCATAGGCGTAGGTGCCGACCAACTCACTACCCCCGGCTTTTTTGGCAGCAGCTTTGGCTCACGCACCATCAACCCGTCAAAAGATTTGGATGAAGACACCCTGCAAAAAATAGCAGCCTTAACCGGTGGCAAATATTTCCGCGCTAAAAACCCGCAACAGCTGTTAGAAATTTATCGTTTAGTGGATGAGCTAGAGCCCACCGAGGACGATGCCAAAACCTTTAGGCCCAGTATGCATTTATTTTACTGGCCCTTAGCCGCGGCACTGATAATTAGTTTTATTACCGCCCTACTACAGCTACCTTGGGCGCTGTGGTTTAACCGCAACCGCACTGCGCAGGAGCCTAGCTAA
- a CDS encoding MbcA/ParS/Xre antitoxin family protein, with translation MHAVQKVDDQSLVSHALCEAADMMGLKRQQLAMVIGVSEPTMSRIRNESSVVPQGKPFELALLLLRAYRALYAIIGGDPKSMQHWLKTANSHLADQAPIDLIQKVEGITQVVRYLDAMRGRV, from the coding sequence ATGCACGCCGTACAAAAAGTCGATGACCAAAGCCTAGTTAGCCATGCCCTGTGTGAAGCGGCCGACATGATGGGCCTTAAACGTCAGCAATTGGCGATGGTGATAGGAGTGTCTGAGCCCACCATGAGCCGCATACGTAATGAGAGTTCGGTAGTGCCGCAAGGTAAGCCTTTTGAGCTGGCCTTATTATTGTTGCGGGCCTATAGAGCGCTGTACGCCATTATCGGCGGCGATCCAAAGTCTATGCAGCACTGGCTGAAAACAGCTAACAGCCACTTGGCTGATCAAGCCCCTATAGACCTCATTCAAAAAGTAGAGGGCATTACCCAAGTGGTACGTTATCTGGATGCCATGCGAGGGCGGGTGTAG